A single Oscillospiraceae bacterium DNA region contains:
- a CDS encoding MBL fold metallo-hydrolase — MLNDNILIDCGVSYKSIQPFIKSLKLVLLTHIHGDHFNHATIRRLAAERPTLRFGSGVWLTPQLVEAGVRKDRIDILSAGTEYNYGICKVIPVKLQHNVPNMGYKVHLPHGKIIYATDTVTLAGIEAKHYDLYLVEANYEDADIRERMREKEATGEYAYERDAMVNHLSKARCDAWIYQNIGRNGEYIYMHQHREQERSET, encoded by the coding sequence GTGCTGAATGACAATATACTCATCGATTGCGGTGTTTCGTACAAGTCTATTCAACCATTTATTAAATCGTTGAAACTTGTGCTTCTCACCCATATCCACGGAGATCATTTCAACCATGCAACCATTAGACGCCTTGCGGCAGAGCGTCCCACACTCCGGTTCGGATCCGGAGTGTGGCTCACGCCGCAGCTTGTCGAGGCAGGAGTCCGGAAAGATCGGATTGACATTTTAAGCGCAGGTACAGAGTATAACTACGGTATATGTAAGGTTATCCCGGTAAAGCTTCAACACAATGTACCCAACATGGGTTACAAGGTACATTTACCTCATGGAAAAATAATTTACGCTACTGACACCGTGACACTAGCCGGTATTGAAGCTAAACACTATGATTTGTATCTTGTTGAGGCAAACTACGAAGACGCGGATATCCGCGAACGGATGCGCGAAAAGGAAGCTACCGGAGAATACGCCTACGAGAGGGACGCTATGGTAAATCACCTTTCAAAAGCGCGGTGCGACGCATGGATATACCAAAATATCGGAAGAAACGGCGAATACATTTATATGCACCAGCACAGAGAACAAGAAAGAAGTGAAACATAA